A stretch of Elephas maximus indicus isolate mEleMax1 chromosome 20, mEleMax1 primary haplotype, whole genome shotgun sequence DNA encodes these proteins:
- the INKA1 gene encoding PAK4-inhibitor INKA1 isoform X1, translating into MLGRRRRELRRARSCGSRRRARAPLARPPGPLCAARAAVRGEGGRPDRDSGTGMHSARLDSFLGQLRWELLCGRDTGSPQMPGSLKPSPKPGQGVQPSHRLRASDASEEDSACCVEEEDEEEVMMTGDRGAALRGPREHTLDWDSGFSEVSGSTWQEEELPVLQRPTPPARPPDSQRLSANGLPLPSRASLASAPPAHRPRPKSTPDACLEHWQGLDAEDWTAALLSRGRSRQPLVLGDNCFADLVHNWMELPETASEGGSGGGGGPRARTRPPQFLLGLSEQLRRRLAGARRAAMAGKRLSCPPRPEPELPADVSRFAALMSCRSRQPIICNDVISYL; encoded by the exons ATGttggggcggcggcggcgggagctACGGAGAGCGAGGAGCTGCGGCTCGAGGCGGAGGGCGAGGGCCCCGCTGGCCCGCCCGCCAGGCCCTCTCTGCGCCGCTCGTGCAGCGGTTCGAGGAGAAGGGGGCAGGCCTGACAGAGACTCCGGCACGGGTATGCACAGCGCTCGACTTGACAGCTTCCTGGGCCAGCTCCGCTGGGAACTG CTGTGTGGCCGGGACACAGGCTCACCCCAGATGCCTGGCTCCCTGAAGCCATCCCCCAAACCTGGCCAAGGTGTGCAGCCCAGCCACCGGCTCAGGGCCTCAGATGCCTCAGAAGAGGATTCGGCCTGCTGTGTGGAAGAGGAGGATGAGGAAGAAGTCATGATGACAGGGGACAGGGGTGCAGCCTTGAGGGGCCCCAGGGAGCACACCCTGGACTGGGACTCTGGCTTCTCAGAGGTGTCAGGGAGCACATGGCAAGAGGAAGAGCTGCCCGTATTACAGCGCCCAACACCCCCAGCACGGCCCCCGGACAGCCAGCGCCTCTCAGCCAATGGCCTCCCCCTGCCTAGCAGGGCCTCTTTGGCCAGTGCACCACCTGCCCACAGACCACGGCCCAAGTCCACCCCTGATGCCTGCCTGGAGCATTGGCAGGGACTGGACGCGGAGGACTGGACAGCAGCCCTGCTGAGCAGGGGTCGCAGTCGCCAGCCACTGGTGCTGGGGGACAACTGCTTCGCTGACCTGGTGCACAACTGGATGGAACTGCCCGAGACAGCGAGTGAGGGGGGcagtgggggcgggggtgggcccCGTGCCCGCACTCGGCCCCCGCAATTCTTGCTTGGCCTCTCCGAGCAGCTGCGGCGCCGGCTGGCTGGGGCACGGAGGGCAGCTATGGCGGGAAAGCGGCTGTCGTGCCCACCTCGCCCGGAGCCTGAGCTGCCTGCTGACGTCTCACGCTTTGCTGCCCTCATGAGCTGCCGCAGCCGTCAGCCCATCATCTGCAATGATGTCATCAGCTACCTCTGA
- the INKA1 gene encoding PAK4-inhibitor INKA1 isoform X2, giving the protein MPGSLKPSPKPGQGVQPSHRLRASDASEEDSACCVEEEDEEEVMMTGDRGAALRGPREHTLDWDSGFSEVSGSTWQEEELPVLQRPTPPARPPDSQRLSANGLPLPSRASLASAPPAHRPRPKSTPDACLEHWQGLDAEDWTAALLSRGRSRQPLVLGDNCFADLVHNWMELPETASEGGSGGGGGPRARTRPPQFLLGLSEQLRRRLAGARRAAMAGKRLSCPPRPEPELPADVSRFAALMSCRSRQPIICNDVISYL; this is encoded by the coding sequence ATGCCTGGCTCCCTGAAGCCATCCCCCAAACCTGGCCAAGGTGTGCAGCCCAGCCACCGGCTCAGGGCCTCAGATGCCTCAGAAGAGGATTCGGCCTGCTGTGTGGAAGAGGAGGATGAGGAAGAAGTCATGATGACAGGGGACAGGGGTGCAGCCTTGAGGGGCCCCAGGGAGCACACCCTGGACTGGGACTCTGGCTTCTCAGAGGTGTCAGGGAGCACATGGCAAGAGGAAGAGCTGCCCGTATTACAGCGCCCAACACCCCCAGCACGGCCCCCGGACAGCCAGCGCCTCTCAGCCAATGGCCTCCCCCTGCCTAGCAGGGCCTCTTTGGCCAGTGCACCACCTGCCCACAGACCACGGCCCAAGTCCACCCCTGATGCCTGCCTGGAGCATTGGCAGGGACTGGACGCGGAGGACTGGACAGCAGCCCTGCTGAGCAGGGGTCGCAGTCGCCAGCCACTGGTGCTGGGGGACAACTGCTTCGCTGACCTGGTGCACAACTGGATGGAACTGCCCGAGACAGCGAGTGAGGGGGGcagtgggggcgggggtgggcccCGTGCCCGCACTCGGCCCCCGCAATTCTTGCTTGGCCTCTCCGAGCAGCTGCGGCGCCGGCTGGCTGGGGCACGGAGGGCAGCTATGGCGGGAAAGCGGCTGTCGTGCCCACCTCGCCCGGAGCCTGAGCTGCCTGCTGACGTCTCACGCTTTGCTGCCCTCATGAGCTGCCGCAGCCGTCAGCCCATCATCTGCAATGATGTCATCAGCTACCTCTGA